One Curtobacterium sp. BH-2-1-1 genomic region harbors:
- the orn gene encoding oligoribonuclease, which produces MATANDRLVWIDCEMTGLDLEVDELVEVAVVVTDFDLVPVHPGFDIVIKPDQSALDNMNEFVTNMHTTSGLLEEIPNGVSLADAEYQVLEYILEHVPAEGSAPLAGNTIGTDRSFLSKYMPRVDGHLHYRSVDVSSIKELCRRWFPRVYFNAPEKHGGHRALADILESIRELEYYRRAGFVAEPGPTSDDVKAVANEVVAKWEPRLAQ; this is translated from the coding sequence ATGGCAACTGCGAACGACCGCCTCGTCTGGATCGACTGCGAGATGACGGGCCTCGACCTCGAGGTCGACGAACTCGTCGAGGTGGCCGTGGTCGTCACCGACTTCGACCTCGTCCCCGTGCATCCCGGCTTCGACATCGTGATCAAGCCCGACCAGTCGGCACTCGACAACATGAACGAGTTCGTCACGAACATGCACACCACCTCGGGCCTGCTCGAGGAGATCCCGAACGGTGTGAGCCTCGCGGACGCCGAGTACCAGGTGCTCGAGTACATCCTCGAGCACGTCCCCGCCGAGGGTTCCGCTCCCCTCGCGGGCAACACCATCGGCACCGACCGATCGTTCCTGTCGAAGTACATGCCCCGCGTCGACGGGCACCTGCACTACCGCAGCGTCGACGTGTCGAGCATCAAGGAGCTCTGCCGCCGCTGGTTCCCGCGCGTGTACTTCAACGCGCCGGAGAAGCACGGTGGGCACCGTGCCCTCGCGGACATCCTCGAGTCCATCCGCGAGCTCGAGTACTACCGCCGCGCGGGCTTCGTGGCCGAGCCCGGCCCCACCTCGGACGACGTCAAGGCCGTCGCGAACGAGGTCGTCGCCAAGTGGGAGCCGCGGCTCGCGCAGTAG
- a CDS encoding DUF6716 putative glycosyltransferase: MVGLVDTDSFAKWGAHLLATAPAYWDLELLTVATPRSASRAQLRSAFRGLDDRLAHVAAAPPEALEVDAIVERLRQDPPDAVLVSLIGPVAELVIEEVHRRVPRRPVLVTGLPGISYPAKWKGVFFRARADLFVLHSHREVRAYEELATEGGVEPHFALATLPFARPSGAAARRDGVSPRDSVVFAAQPSVPAERAERERVVGWLAETARRHPEWRVVIKVRAAAGEHQTHREQDPYPDLVPTDAPANLVVESGPMSAHLDRAVALVTISSTAVLEAAARGIPALTLTDFGIGRHLINEVFVGSGLEGDAVDLVDGRFGTVREEWMHDNHFHPESEDDWAERTEQLMASRDAGVLRDRPAARRSRGGVLRRAWERKNALGPDDRSVLGAVALVIGAPVRALKRIVRQVRRVVRPAEAPVLLAPTSQRAASGSGRAASGGAASGGGPSDGLGDREEQLVPGRDAG, encoded by the coding sequence GTGGTCGGTCTGGTCGACACCGACTCGTTCGCGAAGTGGGGCGCCCACCTGCTCGCCACGGCACCCGCGTACTGGGACCTCGAACTGCTCACGGTGGCGACGCCGCGATCCGCGAGCCGCGCGCAGCTGCGGTCCGCGTTCCGGGGGCTCGACGACCGGCTCGCGCACGTGGCCGCGGCGCCGCCTGAGGCGCTCGAGGTCGACGCCATCGTCGAACGACTCCGGCAGGACCCACCGGACGCCGTGCTGGTGTCCCTGATCGGACCGGTGGCGGAGCTCGTCATCGAGGAGGTCCACCGTCGGGTGCCGCGGCGGCCCGTCCTCGTGACGGGGCTGCCCGGGATCTCCTACCCGGCGAAGTGGAAGGGCGTGTTCTTCCGGGCGCGCGCCGACCTGTTCGTGCTGCACAGCCACCGCGAGGTCCGCGCCTACGAGGAGCTCGCGACCGAGGGCGGCGTCGAGCCGCACTTCGCGCTCGCGACCCTGCCGTTCGCGCGGCCGTCCGGAGCCGCTGCGAGACGTGACGGGGTCTCACCGCGCGACTCCGTCGTCTTCGCCGCACAGCCGAGCGTCCCCGCGGAACGTGCCGAGCGGGAGCGTGTCGTCGGGTGGCTCGCCGAAACCGCCCGTCGGCACCCGGAGTGGCGCGTGGTGATCAAGGTCCGTGCTGCCGCCGGAGAGCACCAGACGCACCGCGAACAGGACCCGTACCCGGACCTCGTACCGACGGACGCGCCGGCGAACCTCGTGGTCGAGAGCGGGCCGATGTCCGCGCACCTCGACCGGGCGGTCGCCCTCGTCACGATCAGCTCGACGGCCGTGCTCGAAGCGGCGGCCCGGGGCATCCCCGCGCTCACCCTGACCGACTTCGGCATCGGGCGGCACCTCATCAACGAGGTGTTCGTGGGCAGCGGGCTCGAGGGCGACGCCGTCGACCTGGTGGACGGCCGGTTCGGGACGGTCCGGGAGGAGTGGATGCACGACAACCACTTCCACCCGGAGTCCGAGGACGACTGGGCCGAGCGGACCGAGCAGCTCATGGCGTCACGCGACGCCGGCGTCCTGCGCGACCGGCCGGCGGCACGCCGGAGTCGCGGTGGCGTGCTCCGTCGGGCCTGGGAGCGGAAGAACGCCCTCGGGCCGGACGACCGGAGTGTCCTCGGGGCCGTCGCGCTGGTGATCGGGGCGCCGGTGCGGGCGCTGAAGCGGATCGTCCGGCAGGTACGGCGGGTGGTGCGGCCGGCGGAGGCGCCGGTGCTGCTCGCGCCGACGAGTCAGCGTGCTGCGTCCGGGTCGGGCAGGGCCGCGTCCGGAGGAGCCGCGTCCGGTGGTGGCCCGTCAGATGGCCTTGGCGATCGCGAGGAGCAGTTGGTCCCGGGTCGGGACGCCGGGTGA
- a CDS encoding acyl-CoA dehydrogenase family protein, producing MTDATTTTGGEPSLQGGSGTSRLTELRARFQPVFDRIREGAVDRELASGTPGDRPLPHDEVRALADAGFGRLRVPEDRGGFGVTLVELVHLVADLAAADSNIAHLWRGHFGYTELVLLRPSSTGRDEWLQRIVDGAVIGNATSERTGTTLADISTTVRVAEDGSVRLDGRKFYSTGTLYSDWIYLAADRSGDRVTFAVPVDAPGVTSVDDWDGFGQRLTASGTTVFDGVPVDPSVVSAYKDAPLSHIQAFYQLYLLAVLAGIGQAVSDDAVAFVRPRTRTYIHANAARPGDDPQVLAVLGRLSAGAFTARSLVVAAAGLLDGVVGTNEPGAGVDRALLDAAENAVYQAQIEVGPRVLRAASELFEVGGASATDRTRALDRHWRNARVVASHNPAVYKERLVGEYALHGRGPVDAWEKYHEVGPTRF from the coding sequence ATGACCGACGCGACGACGACCACCGGGGGCGAGCCGTCCCTCCAGGGCGGCAGCGGAACCAGCCGTCTGACGGAGCTGCGCGCTCGGTTCCAGCCCGTGTTCGACCGCATCCGCGAGGGGGCCGTCGACCGCGAGCTGGCGTCCGGGACGCCGGGGGACCGACCGCTGCCGCACGACGAGGTCCGTGCGCTCGCCGACGCGGGGTTCGGACGACTCCGCGTGCCGGAGGACCGTGGCGGGTTCGGCGTGACGCTCGTCGAACTCGTGCACCTCGTCGCCGACCTCGCCGCTGCCGACTCGAACATCGCGCACCTGTGGCGCGGGCACTTCGGGTACACCGAACTCGTGCTCCTCCGGCCGTCGTCGACCGGGCGGGACGAGTGGCTGCAGCGGATCGTCGACGGCGCGGTCATCGGGAACGCGACGTCGGAGCGGACCGGGACGACGCTCGCCGACATCTCCACCACGGTGCGCGTCGCCGAGGACGGGTCCGTCCGTCTCGACGGCCGGAAGTTCTACTCGACCGGGACGCTCTACTCGGACTGGATCTACCTCGCGGCGGACCGCTCGGGTGACCGCGTCACGTTCGCCGTGCCGGTCGACGCGCCGGGCGTGACGAGCGTCGACGACTGGGACGGGTTCGGGCAGCGGTTGACCGCGTCCGGCACGACCGTCTTCGATGGTGTGCCGGTGGACCCCTCCGTGGTCTCGGCGTACAAGGACGCCCCGCTGTCGCACATCCAGGCCTTCTACCAGCTGTACCTGCTGGCGGTCCTCGCCGGGATCGGGCAGGCGGTGTCCGATGACGCCGTCGCGTTCGTGCGACCGCGGACCCGGACGTACATCCACGCGAACGCCGCGCGGCCCGGGGACGACCCGCAGGTGCTGGCCGTGCTCGGTCGGTTGTCGGCCGGGGCGTTCACGGCCCGGTCGCTCGTCGTCGCCGCGGCCGGGCTGCTCGACGGGGTCGTGGGGACGAACGAGCCCGGGGCCGGCGTCGACCGTGCCCTGCTGGACGCCGCCGAGAACGCGGTCTACCAGGCGCAGATCGAGGTCGGGCCGCGGGTGCTCCGGGCGGCGTCGGAGCTGTTCGAGGTCGGTGGGGCCTCGGCGACCGATCGCACGCGGGCGTTGGACCGGCACTGGCGGAACGCCCGGGTCGTGGCGTCGCACAACCCGGCGGTCTACAAGGAGCGGCTCGTGGGGGAGTACGCGTTGCACGGGCGGGGGCCGGTGGACGCGTGGGAGAAGTACCACGAGGTGGGGCCGACGCGGTTCTGA
- a CDS encoding AAA family ATPase, translating into MGGARGASGASGRPVGRLPGPDDSLVEGLAAAAAGVAAASGTRLVVLVDGRSGTGKTTLGDSLADRLGAQVVHLDDVYPGWDGLRAAAEAVVTDVLGERSGYRRWDWATSCPAEWAAVDPGRPIVVEGCGALSRSSAPLASLRVWLEADDDTRWERAIGRDGESFAREWDRWAAQEAAFIAAERPAELADVVLRT; encoded by the coding sequence GTGGGTGGCGCGCGCGGCGCGAGTGGTGCGTCGGGGCGGCCCGTCGGCCGGCTTCCGGGTCCCGACGACTCGCTCGTCGAGGGCCTCGCCGCCGCGGCCGCCGGGGTCGCGGCCGCCTCCGGAACGCGACTCGTCGTGCTCGTCGACGGCAGGTCGGGCACGGGCAAGACGACGCTCGGCGATTCCCTGGCGGACCGGCTCGGCGCGCAGGTCGTCCACCTCGACGACGTCTACCCGGGATGGGACGGGTTGCGGGCCGCCGCGGAGGCCGTGGTGACCGACGTCCTCGGGGAACGCTCCGGCTACCGACGGTGGGACTGGGCGACGTCGTGCCCGGCAGAGTGGGCCGCCGTCGACCCCGGGCGGCCGATCGTGGTCGAGGGGTGCGGTGCGCTGTCCCGGAGCTCGGCGCCGCTCGCGTCGTTGCGGGTGTGGCTCGAGGCCGACGACGACACCCGGTGGGAGCGGGCGATCGGACGTGACGGCGAGTCCTTCGCGCGGGAGTGGGACCGGTGGGCGGCGCAGGAGGCGGCGTTCATCGCTGCCGAGCGGCCGGCGGAGCTGGCGGACGTGGTGCTGCGGACGTAG
- a CDS encoding thioredoxin family protein: protein MQLDLWTSSFCAPCAAARRVSAEASELVPGLHVTERDVANHPDQAEDLGIRSTPTIIVRRDDGAEVFRSPGVPTRDQLLLAIAKAI from the coding sequence ATGCAGCTCGACCTCTGGACGTCCTCGTTCTGCGCCCCGTGCGCCGCCGCCCGCCGGGTGTCGGCCGAGGCGTCCGAGCTCGTCCCCGGGCTGCACGTGACCGAGCGCGACGTGGCGAATCACCCCGACCAGGCGGAGGACCTCGGCATCCGGTCGACCCCCACGATCATCGTGCGGCGGGACGACGGTGCCGAGGTCTTCCGGTCACCCGGCGTCCCGACCCGGGACCAACTGCTCCTCGCGATCGCCAAGGCCATCTGA
- a CDS encoding MFS transporter, with product MNAHAPAAQSGSILKQSSAVWAIAFACVVAFMGIGLVDPILPAIASSLKATAAQTELLFTSYLAVTGVAMFFTSWVSSRIGAKNTLLIGLALIVLFSVLAATSNSVWTIIDFRAGWGLGNALFISTALATIVGAASGGTASAIILYEAALGLGIAVGPLVGGLLGSVSWRGPFFGVTTLMAIAFIAIVTLLKTKNLEKPTPTKLSAPFRALGRPALAALAVTALFYNIGFFVLLAYTPFPLGFGALGIGFTFFGWGVGLAITSVWVAPMLTARLRRTTVLKIALPLLALDLFAAAVVVQSQVGLIICVIIGGLVLGVLNTVLTECVMEATDLPRSVASSAYSAVRFIGGAIAPPVATLLADQFAPSAAYVFAGLSVAVAFVVVVCTTRVLRRVDDGAEPEPVEAEAIAAGEMA from the coding sequence GTGAACGCCCACGCACCCGCCGCACAGTCCGGCAGCATCCTCAAGCAGTCATCGGCGGTCTGGGCGATCGCCTTCGCCTGCGTCGTCGCCTTCATGGGCATCGGCCTCGTCGACCCGATCCTCCCCGCGATCGCCTCGTCCCTCAAGGCCACCGCGGCGCAGACCGAGCTCCTCTTCACGAGCTACCTCGCCGTCACCGGTGTCGCGATGTTCTTCACCAGCTGGGTGTCCAGCCGCATCGGCGCGAAGAACACCCTGCTCATCGGCCTCGCGCTCATCGTGCTGTTCTCGGTGCTGGCGGCGACGTCGAACAGCGTGTGGACGATCATCGACTTCCGCGCGGGCTGGGGTCTCGGCAACGCGCTCTTCATCTCCACCGCACTCGCGACGATCGTCGGGGCAGCCTCCGGTGGCACCGCGTCCGCGATCATCCTGTACGAGGCGGCGCTCGGCCTCGGCATCGCCGTCGGCCCGCTCGTCGGCGGCTTGCTCGGCTCCGTCAGCTGGCGCGGCCCGTTCTTCGGCGTCACGACGCTCATGGCCATCGCGTTCATCGCCATCGTCACGCTCCTCAAGACGAAGAACCTCGAGAAGCCCACGCCGACCAAGCTCTCCGCACCGTTCCGCGCGCTCGGTCGCCCGGCACTCGCCGCCCTCGCCGTCACCGCGCTGTTCTACAACATCGGCTTCTTCGTCCTGCTCGCCTACACGCCCTTCCCGCTCGGCTTCGGCGCCCTCGGCATCGGCTTCACCTTCTTCGGCTGGGGCGTCGGCCTCGCGATCACCTCGGTGTGGGTCGCCCCGATGCTCACCGCACGACTCCGCCGCACCACCGTGCTGAAGATCGCGCTCCCGCTGCTCGCGCTCGACCTGTTCGCCGCCGCCGTGGTCGTGCAGTCGCAGGTGGGCCTGATCATCTGCGTCATCATCGGCGGCCTCGTGCTCGGCGTCCTCAACACCGTGCTCACCGAGTGCGTGATGGAGGCCACCGACCTCCCCCGCTCCGTCGCCTCGAGCGCCTACTCCGCGGTGCGCTTCATCGGCGGTGCGATCGCCCCGCCCGTGGCCACCCTGCTCGCCGACCAGTTCGCCCCGTCGGCCGCGTACGTGTTCGCCGGGCTGTCCGTCGCCGTCGCGTTCGTCGTCGTGGTGTGCACCACGCGCGTGCTGCGCCGGGTCGACGACGGCGCCGAGCCCGAGCCCGTCGAGGCCGAGGCCATCGCCGCCGGCGAGATGGCGTAG
- a CDS encoding LLM class flavin-dependent oxidoreductase: MSDAPNRPLRFAAFVMNTTSHIQHGLWRHPDARQADFDDVTLWTDLAKTLERGKFDAMFFADVVGTYGPGRGDYSTNLREGLQIPSNDPSVLLSALAVSTEHLGLAFTSSVIQSHPFDFARKVSTLDHITRGRIGWNVVTSALDSAARNFGADRLEEHDERYVWAEEYLEVCAKLWEGSWDDGAVLKDPVRGYADPDKVHRIDHHGKRYDVQGPHLSAPSLQRTPVLFQAGSSPAGRAFAARNAEAQFILTSNRDATEQLIRETRDLASAAGRQRDDIAFFLGLTFVTGATEAEAKAKEAEIDEYLAADGFLVHSNLGFDPDTGEALDPETPLSEVRTHAGQSHLQWLREAAGDREPTIADLARLSAKLRARVVGTPEQIADELADWQRAGVDGVNVINWTLPGSYEEFVDHIAPTLQERGLMQSEYREGTLREKLFGHPQLPESHPARRWRGAFTGGAAGTGADAARDAVEVTA, translated from the coding sequence ATGAGCGATGCACCGAACCGCCCGCTGCGCTTCGCGGCCTTCGTCATGAACACGACGTCGCACATCCAGCACGGCCTCTGGCGGCACCCGGACGCGCGCCAGGCCGACTTCGACGACGTGACGCTGTGGACCGACCTCGCGAAGACCCTCGAGCGTGGGAAGTTCGACGCGATGTTCTTCGCGGACGTCGTCGGGACGTACGGCCCCGGACGCGGCGACTACTCGACGAACCTGCGCGAGGGGCTGCAGATCCCCTCGAACGACCCGTCCGTCCTGCTCTCGGCGCTCGCCGTGTCGACGGAGCACCTCGGGCTCGCGTTCACGTCGAGCGTCATCCAGTCGCACCCGTTCGACTTCGCCCGCAAGGTCTCCACCCTCGACCACATCACCCGGGGCCGGATCGGCTGGAACGTCGTCACGAGCGCCCTCGACAGCGCCGCGCGGAACTTCGGCGCCGACCGGCTCGAGGAGCACGACGAACGCTACGTCTGGGCCGAGGAGTACCTCGAGGTCTGCGCGAAGCTCTGGGAGGGGTCGTGGGATGACGGCGCCGTGCTCAAGGACCCGGTGCGCGGCTACGCCGACCCCGACAAGGTGCACCGCATCGACCACCACGGGAAGCGCTACGACGTGCAGGGCCCGCACCTGTCAGCACCGTCGCTGCAGCGGACGCCCGTGCTCTTCCAGGCGGGGTCCTCGCCGGCCGGCCGTGCCTTCGCCGCGCGGAACGCCGAGGCCCAGTTCATCCTGACGTCGAACCGCGACGCCACCGAGCAGCTCATCCGCGAGACCCGTGACCTCGCTTCGGCAGCGGGGCGGCAGCGGGACGACATCGCCTTCTTCCTCGGGCTGACGTTCGTCACCGGGGCCACCGAGGCCGAGGCGAAGGCGAAGGAAGCGGAGATCGACGAGTACCTCGCGGCCGACGGCTTCCTCGTGCACTCGAACCTCGGGTTCGACCCCGACACCGGCGAGGCCCTCGACCCCGAGACGCCGCTCTCCGAGGTCCGCACGCACGCCGGCCAGTCGCACCTGCAGTGGCTCCGGGAGGCCGCCGGCGACCGGGAGCCGACGATCGCCGACCTCGCCCGGCTCTCCGCGAAGCTCCGGGCCCGCGTGGTCGGGACGCCCGAGCAGATCGCCGACGAGCTCGCCGATTGGCAGCGCGCCGGGGTCGACGGGGTGAACGTCATCAACTGGACGCTGCCCGGCTCCTACGAGGAGTTCGTGGACCACATCGCCCCGACCCTGCAGGAACGCGGACTGATGCAGTCCGAGTACCGCGAGGGGACGTTGCGCGAGAAGCTCTTCGGCCACCCGCAGCTGCCCGAGAGCCACCCGGCGCGGCGGTGGCGCGGGGCGTTCACCGGCGGTGCTGCCGGAACCGGCGCGGACGCCGCGCGCGACGCCGTGGAGGTGACCGCATGA
- a CDS encoding MarR family winged helix-turn-helix transcriptional regulator, whose translation MESPREQTIETLLVSVNRLIRTAAQATGNTTSSAVWRTLGILETDQPLRLGELAAASRVAQPTMTRLVAGMLADGLVSRSVDPDDSRGQLIELTDAGRERLASWRVTLTRTVGPLFADLSDDEWDTLHDAVEVIAARTSTATRTETHA comes from the coding sequence ATGGAATCACCGCGTGAACAGACGATCGAGACGCTCCTCGTCTCCGTCAACCGCCTGATCCGCACCGCAGCGCAGGCGACGGGGAACACCACGTCCTCCGCCGTCTGGCGCACGCTCGGCATCCTCGAGACCGACCAGCCGCTCCGCCTCGGCGAGCTCGCTGCCGCCTCCCGCGTCGCGCAGCCCACGATGACCCGACTCGTCGCGGGCATGCTCGCCGACGGGCTCGTGTCCCGCAGCGTCGACCCAGACGACTCCCGCGGGCAGCTCATCGAGCTCACCGACGCCGGCCGTGAACGCCTGGCGTCCTGGCGGGTCACCCTCACCCGGACGGTCGGCCCGCTCTTCGCCGACCTGTCCGACGACGAGTGGGACACTCTGCACGACGCCGTCGAGGTCATCGCCGCCCGAACCTCCACCGCCACCAGAACGGAGACCCACGCGTGA
- a CDS encoding energy-coupling factor transporter transmembrane protein EcfT → MSEHQAAAGLPGRAAPPGPPDGTTRARGVRGVQPVASLLGVLALGVCLVLSLDVVSAAVALGLELLLLPLLRIPPRTLLLRTSPVLVAVPLTALSIALYGRPSGRSWFDLGFAHVTDGSLALALATALRVLAIGLPAVALFVRVDPTDLADGLAQLLRLPARFVLGALAAIRMMTLLGDDWRQLGMARRARGVADTGRLRRGASMAFALLVLALRRATTLAVAMESRGFGAPGRRTWARSVRFAGPEWAMVGVLVGIGVVSIAVAVGAGTWRA, encoded by the coding sequence GTGAGCGAGCACCAGGCCGCGGCCGGTCTGCCCGGACGAGCCGCGCCTCCTGGGCCACCCGACGGCACCACGCGTGCACGCGGCGTCCGAGGCGTCCAGCCGGTGGCCTCGCTGCTGGGCGTCCTCGCGCTCGGCGTGTGCCTCGTGCTCAGCCTCGACGTCGTGTCCGCGGCGGTCGCGCTCGGTCTCGAACTCCTGCTCCTGCCGCTCCTGCGGATCCCGCCCCGCACCCTGCTGCTGCGGACCTCGCCGGTCCTGGTCGCGGTGCCGCTGACCGCGCTGAGCATCGCGTTGTACGGGCGGCCGTCCGGGCGGTCCTGGTTCGACCTCGGGTTCGCGCACGTCACCGACGGGTCGCTCGCACTCGCGCTGGCGACGGCGCTCCGTGTCCTGGCGATCGGGCTGCCGGCGGTGGCGTTGTTCGTGCGGGTGGACCCGACCGACCTCGCGGACGGACTCGCGCAGCTCCTGCGGCTGCCGGCACGGTTCGTGCTCGGGGCGCTCGCGGCGATCCGGATGATGACGCTCCTCGGGGACGACTGGCGACAGCTCGGCATGGCTCGTCGGGCCCGCGGCGTCGCGGACACCGGACGGCTGCGGCGCGGCGCGTCGATGGCGTTCGCGCTGCTCGTGCTGGCGCTGCGGCGGGCGACGACGCTGGCGGTGGCGATGGAGTCGCGGGGGTTCGGCGCTCCCGGGCGGCGGACGTGGGCGCGGAGTGTGCGGTTCGCGGGGCCGGAGTGGGCGATGGTCGGCGTGCTCGTCGGGATCGGCGTCGTGTCGATCGCGGTGGCCGTGGGCGCGGGGACGTGGCGTGCCTGA
- a CDS encoding metallopeptidase family protein: MEMSADAFEQLVTDELDLLPDEMVDGLDNVVFVVEDEPENGEELFGVYDGIAATERGQYGFGELPDRIVVFRKQHLAECDTLEELKDEVHTTLVHEIGHFYGIDDERLHELGWA, translated from the coding sequence ATGGAGATGTCCGCCGACGCGTTCGAACAGCTCGTGACCGACGAACTCGACCTGCTGCCGGACGAGATGGTCGACGGCCTCGACAACGTGGTGTTCGTCGTCGAGGACGAACCGGAGAACGGCGAAGAGCTCTTCGGCGTGTACGACGGCATCGCGGCGACCGAGCGCGGGCAGTACGGCTTCGGCGAGCTCCCGGACCGCATCGTGGTGTTCCGGAAGCAGCACCTCGCCGAGTGCGACACGCTCGAGGAGCTCAAGGACGAGGTCCACACCACGCTCGTGCACGAGATCGGGCACTTCTACGGCATCGACGACGAGCGCCTCCACGAGCTCGGCTGGGCGTAG
- a CDS encoding MFS transporter: MLLRVPNSTTAAAPPVRSTAPSTAATRRRVALASFVGTTVEYYDFYLYATASALVFAPTFFPSVTPAVGVIASFATYGVGFVARPLGGIIAGHLGDRIGRKKLLVASLVLMGIASTLIGVIPSAATIGVGAVVALVVLRLLQGVAAGAEWGGSALLSVEHAPERHRGLFGAFTQMGSAGGMLLATGVFTLVRGLLGTEAFLAWGWRLPFLFSAVIVAVGLVIRLGVQDAPVFQELRASGNVERFPVWQAIRRHPRAILVTAGLRLVQPALYSILTTYSLTYLGSVRGPSGASAGLQAVLVISAVSLVSTPFWGWLSDRVGRRVLTIWSAVGIAVLIWPFFAFLDAGPLVLLPLVALIGMCVFHDSIYGPQAAWFAEQFPTGRRYSGMSLGYQIGSIFSVGLTPLLAAVFVELGGGSPWILCGYLGVYAVLSIVAAVLAVDPVAAARRGARGAAGRARAEVSG, translated from the coding sequence ATGCTCCTGAGGGTGCCGAACTCGACCACCGCAGCCGCGCCTCCAGTCCGTTCCACCGCACCGTCGACCGCCGCGACCCGCCGTCGCGTCGCCCTGGCATCCTTCGTCGGGACGACCGTGGAGTACTACGACTTCTACCTGTACGCGACCGCGTCCGCGCTCGTGTTCGCGCCCACGTTCTTCCCCTCCGTGACCCCCGCGGTCGGCGTGATCGCGTCGTTCGCGACCTACGGTGTCGGGTTCGTCGCCCGCCCGCTCGGCGGGATCATCGCCGGCCACCTCGGCGACCGGATCGGGCGGAAGAAGCTGCTCGTCGCGTCGCTCGTGCTGATGGGGATTGCGTCGACGCTGATCGGGGTCATCCCCTCGGCCGCGACGATCGGCGTCGGTGCCGTCGTCGCGCTCGTGGTCCTGCGGCTGCTGCAGGGTGTCGCCGCCGGCGCCGAGTGGGGCGGCTCGGCGCTGCTGTCCGTCGAGCACGCGCCCGAGCGGCACCGCGGACTGTTCGGGGCGTTCACGCAGATGGGGTCCGCGGGCGGCATGCTCCTCGCGACCGGTGTCTTCACGCTCGTCCGGGGGCTGCTCGGCACCGAGGCGTTCCTGGCGTGGGGCTGGCGGCTGCCGTTCCTGTTCTCGGCGGTGATCGTGGCCGTCGGGCTCGTCATCCGGCTCGGCGTGCAGGACGCGCCGGTCTTCCAGGAGCTGCGCGCCTCCGGGAACGTCGAACGGTTCCCGGTGTGGCAGGCGATCCGGCGGCACCCGCGGGCGATCCTCGTCACCGCGGGGCTGCGGCTCGTGCAGCCGGCGCTGTACTCGATCCTGACGACCTACTCGCTGACGTACCTCGGGTCGGTGCGGGGGCCGTCCGGCGCTTCGGCCGGGCTCCAGGCCGTGCTCGTCATCTCGGCGGTGTCGCTCGTGTCGACGCCGTTCTGGGGCTGGCTGTCCGACCGGGTCGGCCGCCGGGTGCTGACGATCTGGTCGGCGGTGGGGATCGCGGTGCTCATCTGGCCGTTCTTCGCGTTCCTCGACGCGGGGCCGCTCGTGCTGCTGCCGCTCGTGGCGCTGATCGGGATGTGCGTGTTCCACGACAGCATCTACGGGCCCCAGGCGGCGTGGTTCGCGGAGCAGTTCCCGACCGGTCGGCGCTACTCGGGGATGTCGCTCGGGTACCAGATCGGGTCGATCTTCTCGGTGGGGCTCACGCCGTTGCTCGCGGCCGTGTTCGTCGAGCTCGGTGGGGGCTCGCCGTGGATCCTGTGCGGGTACCTCGGGGTGTACGCGGTGCTCTCGATCGTCGCGGCGGTCCTCGCGGTGGACCCGGTGGCGGCGGCCCGGCGGGGTGCGCGGGGCGCGGCGGGTCGGGCGCGCGCTGAGGTTTCGGGCTGA